Proteins from one Camelina sativa cultivar DH55 chromosome 8, Cs, whole genome shotgun sequence genomic window:
- the LOC104709805 gene encoding uncharacterized protein LOC104709805, whose translation MCLIAPYYSGNRRSITIFIFQTLLRANPPPLAPTTATREAPETPTEVENPEDCGPFQIHDAGIGQGDLTDTAGRRCDKDAGARNVVSPHCRLDEDSSRNLPYSEDTNQQRRSCEVAAPPNVQPSSYCNSPNKAAPSGIGGPLMDHRPNSMSGDNIVMSSRSVEDADTDSEQDSGNFVPSDAQVPVYSPLLLFSSQSACPSTTTEGDLCMTFMYSGGLFMLSISFWFTFVMLSISFSLGTYKHSQPFVHLPFVVSINLFMSTFNVICLSFGCFKRSFFQDNHL comes from the exons ATGTGTCTGATTg CACCGTACTATTCCGGAAACCGCCGAAGTATTACAATCTTCATCTTTCAGACCCTTCTACGGGCCAATCCTCCACCTCTGGCTCCGACGACCGCAACAAGGGAAGCCCCGGAAACTCCTACCGAAGTTGAGAACCCTGAAGATTG TGGTCCCTTTCAGATACATGATGCCGGAATTGGCCAGGGAGATCTTACCGACACCGCCGGTCGCAG GTGTGATAAAGATGCTGGCGCTCGTAATGTCGTTTCTCCCCATTGCAGGCTTGATGAAGACTCATCTAGGAATCTGCCCTACTCGGAGGACACGAACCAACAACGAAG GTCGTGCGAGGTCGCAGCGCCCCCTAATGTTCAGCCATCTTCTTATTGCAATTCCCCTAACAAAGCAGCCCCTTCTGGTATCGGTGGTCCGTTGATGGACCACCGTCCGAATTCAAT GTCGGGCGACAACATAGTAATGTCAAG TAGGTCGGTTGAGGACGCAGACACTGATTCAGAGCAAGACTCTGGGAATTTCGTGCCTTCTGATGCGCAGGTCCCTGTGTACTCGCCCTTATTGCTTTTCTCCTCGCAATCGGCATGTCCATCAACAACTACAGAGGGTGATTTATGTATGACTTTTATGTATTCTGGTGGACTTTTCATGTTGTCTATCTCCTTTTGGTTTACTTTTGTCATGTTGTCTATCTCCTTTTCATTAGGCACCTATAAGCACTCTCAACCTTTTGTCCACCTACCTTTTGTTGTGTCTATTAATCTTTTTATGTCCACCTTCAATGTTATTTGTCTATCGTTCGGTTGTTTCAAGAGATCTTTCTTTCAAGACAATCATTTATGA
- the LOC104709806 gene encoding importin subunit alpha-3-like, translating into MVEAWKNLQKKRREGLTASSAAFGLAASQPGQDLSSAKQLIENLPALVAGIWSEDSNSQLEATNLLRKLLSIEQNPPINEVVHSGVVPRVVKFLSRDDFPKLQFEAAWALTNIASGTSENTNVIIESGAVPIFIQLLSSASEDVREQAVWALGNVAGDSPKCRDLVLSYGAMMPLLTQFNENTKLSMLRNATWTLSNFCRGKPQPSLEQTQPALPVLKRLVQSTDEEVLTDACWALSYLSDNSIDRIEAVIQAGVVPRLIELLAHSSPSVLIPALRTIGNIVTGDDLQTQMVIDHQALPCLLNLLKNTYKKSIRKEACWTISNITAGIADQIQAVIEAGIIQSLVWVLQSAEFEVKKEAAWAISNATSGGTHDQIKFMVNQGCIKPICDLLTCPDMKVITVCLEALENILVVGEAEKKLGHTGDDNLYAQMIDEAEGLEKIENLQSHDNNDIYKRAVKILENFWTEDNEEEGNDENHAPQSGFQFGSANVPPPGHFNFICKV; encoded by the exons ATGGTGGAAGCCTGGAAG AATTTGCAGAAGAAGCGGCGCGAAGGACTCACGGCTTCTTCTGCGGCTTTTGGCTTAGCCGCGTCACAACCGGGACAGGATCTTTCTTCAGCCAAGCAA TTAATAGAAAATCTACCAGCATTGGTTGCTGGAATCTGGTCAGAGGATAGCAATTCACAATTGGAGGCGACAAATCTCTTGCGGAAACTGCTTTCgattg agCAAAACCCTCCTATCAATGAGGTCGTACACTCTGGTGTTGTTCCTCGTGTTGTGAAGTTTCTTTCCAGGGATGACTTCCCCAAACTTCAG TTTGAGGCAGCTTGGGCGCTCACCAATATTGCTTCAGGGACATCAGAGAATACGAATGTCATCATTGAAAGTGGTGCTGTCCCGATATTCATCCAACTTCTCAGCTCTGCAAGCGAAGATGTCCGCGAACAG GCTGTTTGGGCGTTGGGAAATGTTGCTGGAGACTCACCAAAATGCCGTGATCTTGTCCTAAGTTATGGTGCCATGATGCCTCTTCTGACTCAATTCAATGAGAATACAAAGCTTTCAATGTTGAGGAACGCTAC ATGGACATTGTCAAACTTCTGCAGAGGGAAGCCCCAGCCTTCACTTGAACAG ACACAACCAGCTTTACCAGTTCTTAAGCGTCTTGTGCAATCCACAGATGAAGAAGTTCTCACAGATGCATGCTGGGCCCTGTCATACCTCTCGGATAATTCAATTGACAGAATAGAAGCGGTCATCCAAGCAGGAGTTGTCCCTCGCCTCATCGAGCTCTTAGC CCATTCGTCACCATCAGTGCTGATTCCGGCTCTTCGTACCATTGGAAATATTGTAACCGGCGATGATCTACAGACTCAG ATGGTTATCGACCATCAAGCGCTTCCTTGTCTTTTGAACCTTCTAAAAAACACTTACAAGAAGAGTATCAGGAAGGAAGCTTGCTGGACTATCTCAAACATTACAGCTGGGATTGCAGATCAGATACAA GCAGTGATTGAAGCAGGTATAATCCAGTCCCTTGTTTGGGTGCTTCAAAGTGCAgaatttgaagtaaaaaaagaagCTGCTTGGGCAATCTCAAATGCTACTTCTGGTGGCACTCATGATCAAATCAA GTTTATGGTGAACCAAGGCTGTATAAAACCGATATGCGATCTCCTTACTTGCCCGGATATGAAGGTCATAACGGTTTGCTTAGAAGCGCTAGAGAACATTCTCGTGGTTggagaagcagagaagaagttAGGTCACACAGGAGATGACAACCTCTACGCTCAAATGATTGATGAAGCTGAAGGACTTGAGAAGATTGAAAATCTTCAGAGTCACGACaacaatgatatatacaaaagagCCGTGAAGATCCTTGAAAATTTTTGGACtgaagacaatgaagaagaaggcaacGATGAGAATCATGCTCCACAATCTGGTTTCCAGTTCGGAAGCGCTAATGTTCCTCCTCCTGGTCACTTCAACTTTATTTGTAAGGTATAA
- the LOC104707889 gene encoding uncharacterized protein LOC104707889, with product MLSSPAFTVARTTLGRRLHAKRLASSGRTADPEIHARNDGDEPGLFPSDPEGLDDVANPKTPADEDVPDIRPPGFVKEPLTPPKNPRDTSHKLESTPVGLPADLNFQQKRN from the exons ATGCTGTCTTCACCAGCTTTTACTGTAGCACGTACTACTCTTGGTCGTCGTCTTCATGCGAAGAGACTAGCTTCTTCTGGTCGAACCGCTGATCCGGAGATTCATGCTCGTAACGATGGAGACGAGCCTGGTCTTTTTCCATCAGACCCCGAA GGTTTGGATGATGTAGCGAATCCGAAGACTCCAGCCGATGAGGATGTACCGGATATTCGACCACCCGGTTTTGTAAAGGAACCGCTCACGCCGCCGAAAAATCCACGAGACACTTCACACAAGCTTGAATCTACTCCTGTTGGTCTACCTGCAGATCTCAATTTCCAACAAAAACGAAACTAG
- the LOC104707887 gene encoding uncharacterized protein LOC104707887: protein MEIQNQMMIDGGQEEIKNMMKKKRSRGLHVIGVVLYMLRRRRRRSKPFNNGFWGKFVESFRQLKIDDIKTLPSSNITVMLPSSSPAAMEEVAASSDDQISEMVEVFTATSSSCSSGIAGYGSAKSLRDMDCLDEDDDDDDEYYGNDDGGDEMIDAKAEEFIVRFYEQMRVQNQAYTERYKAKSEMMMV from the coding sequence ATGGAAATCCAAAATCAGATGATGATCGATGGTGGccaagaagagatcaagaatatgatgaagaagaaacggtCACGTGGTTTGCATGTGATCGGTGTGGTTTTGTACATGCTTCGCcgtcggaggaggaggagcaagcCGTTTAATAACGGGTTTTGGGGAAAATTTGTCGAGTCCTTTCGTCAGTTGAAAATCGACGATATTAAGACACTGCCATCGTCAAATATTACGGTAATGCTACCATCGTCTTCTCCGGCGGCCATGGAGGAGGTTGCGGCGAGTAGTGACGATCAGATATCGGAGATGGTCGAGGTTTTCACGGCGACGTCTAGTTCTTGCTCTTCGGGAATCGCGGGATATGGATCAGCAAAGTCGTTGCGCGATATGGATTGtctcgatgaagatgatgatgatgatgatgaatattaTGGTAATGATGATGGAGGTGATGAGATGATTGATGCGAAAGCTGAGGAGTTTATAGTGAGATTTTATGAACAAATGAGGGTGCAAAACCAGGCTTATACAGAACGTTACAAAGCTAAATCAGAGATGATGATGGTCTAA
- the LOC104707886 gene encoding uncharacterized protein LOC104707886 gives MADSSQKKTRRNAITHKAWSLVRMALLWGRKGGVFKRWPLFELRSLFSKHLKALAHMRHHSSSNGDRYYGERQLSFDETPLFNVKKHRPTTSSMRFLLLPCIAPPVDFDYDFEMDGQDYSDEVKSYGYDELKYESCTEEDDEEEEKGVDVRAEEFIAKFYEQIKLQRQVSYLEYKQHKDAV, from the coding sequence ATGGCGGATTCGTCTCAGAAGAAAACCAGAAGAAACGCAATAACACATAAAGCATGGAGTCTCGTCAGGATGGCTCTTCTATGGGGAAGAAAAGGTGGAGTTTTCAAAAGATGGCCTTTGTTCGAACTACGTAGCTTGTTCTCCAAGCATCTCAAAGCCCTAGCTCATATGCGTCATCATAGTAGTAGTAACGGTGACCGTTATTACGGAGAACGGCAGCTTTCGTTTGATGAAACGCCGTTATTTAACGTCAAGAAACATCGTCCTACTACATCGTCTATGAGGTTCCTCCTCCTTCCCTGCATTGCTCCTCCCGTAGATTTTGACTACGACTTTGAAATGGACGGTCAGGATTATTCCGATGAGGTAAAATCGTACGGTTACGATGAATTAAAATATGAATCTTGTacggaagaagatgatgaggaagaagagaaaggggTGGATGTGAGAGCAGAGGAGTTCATTGCTAAGTTCTATGAGCAGATCAAGTTGCAGAGACAAGTCTCTTATTTGGAATACAAACAGCACAAAGACGCCGTATAG